The Sphingomonas sp. LY54 genome includes a region encoding these proteins:
- a CDS encoding nucleoside deaminase, translated as MAFPLPEPMRLALDAARSAADDGEVPVGAVVVRGTEIVAVTANAMRAGHDPTAHAEMVALRAAAQALGTSRLDECDLWVTLEPCAMCAGAIALARIGRLYFAAADPKGGAVLHGPRLFAQPTCHHAPEIYAGIGEEQAAEILRDFFRERRA; from the coding sequence ATGGCCTTTCCGCTTCCCGAACCGATGCGCCTCGCGCTCGACGCCGCCCGCAGCGCCGCCGACGATGGCGAAGTGCCGGTCGGCGCCGTGGTCGTACGCGGGACCGAGATCGTCGCGGTGACGGCCAATGCGATGCGCGCCGGCCATGATCCTACCGCCCATGCCGAGATGGTGGCGCTGCGCGCGGCGGCGCAGGCGCTCGGCACCTCCCGGCTCGACGAATGCGACCTCTGGGTGACGCTGGAGCCGTGCGCGATGTGCGCCGGCGCGATCGCGCTGGCGCGAATCGGGCGGCTCTATTTCGCTGCGGCGGATCCCAAGGGAGGGGCGGTGCTGCACGGCCCGCGACTGTTCGCTCAGCCGACCTGCCATCACGCCCCCGAAATCTACGCCGGCATCGGCGAGGAGCAGGCGGCGGAGATATTGCGCGACTTCTTCCGCGAGCGCCGCGCATAG
- a CDS encoding hemolysin family protein: MSPAHPPLSPFPWFDVVVILLLIALNGVFAMSELAIVSAREARLKAMAKAGRRGARIALDLAADPGRFLSTVQIGITLIGILAGAYSGASLGGPVAERLMPFGVEKELAGTLGFTIVIALTTYASLIIGELVPKQFALRAPEPIAVFMAPIMLWMAKVTAPFVWLLDRSSALVFRILGMQRESDSKVTAEELHLVVAEATHAGVLEENERAIISGVVRLADRPTREVMTPRTDVDWIDVDASPQDIRAFLIETPHSRFPVAEGSVDRLLGVVQLRDIVASQIEGEPLNLRGLVREAPVVPDQMDAMDALAVLRSAEVPVAFVHDEYGHFDGILTPADLLAALAGVFASDRGDDRDPPLVEREDGSWLISGSLSADGMADALGFGLPDDRDYATAAGFALSVLKHLPETGEAFRFAGWRFEIVDMDGHKIDKLLATHMRG; the protein is encoded by the coding sequence ATGTCGCCCGCACATCCCCCCCTATCGCCATTCCCGTGGTTTGACGTTGTCGTCATCCTGCTTCTCATCGCGCTCAACGGCGTCTTCGCCATGTCCGAGCTGGCGATCGTATCGGCACGGGAGGCGCGGCTGAAGGCGATGGCCAAGGCCGGCCGGCGCGGCGCCCGCATCGCGCTCGATCTCGCCGCCGATCCCGGCCGCTTCCTGTCGACCGTCCAGATCGGAATCACCCTTATCGGCATTCTGGCCGGCGCCTATTCGGGCGCCAGCCTCGGCGGGCCCGTCGCGGAGCGGCTGATGCCGTTCGGCGTCGAAAAGGAGCTGGCGGGGACGCTCGGCTTCACCATCGTGATCGCGCTCACCACCTACGCCTCTTTGATCATCGGCGAGCTGGTGCCCAAGCAGTTCGCCCTGCGCGCGCCGGAGCCGATCGCCGTCTTCATGGCGCCGATCATGCTGTGGATGGCCAAGGTCACCGCCCCGTTCGTGTGGCTGCTCGACCGGTCGAGCGCGCTCGTCTTCCGTATCCTCGGCATGCAGCGCGAATCGGACAGCAAGGTCACTGCCGAGGAACTTCACCTCGTCGTCGCCGAGGCGACCCATGCCGGCGTGCTCGAGGAGAATGAGCGGGCGATCATCTCCGGCGTGGTGCGCCTCGCCGACCGTCCGACCCGCGAGGTAATGACGCCGCGCACCGACGTCGACTGGATCGATGTCGACGCCAGCCCGCAGGATATACGGGCGTTCCTGATCGAAACGCCGCACAGCCGCTTCCCGGTGGCCGAAGGATCGGTCGACCGGCTACTGGGCGTGGTGCAATTGCGCGACATCGTCGCCTCGCAGATCGAGGGCGAGCCGCTCAACCTGCGCGGACTGGTGCGCGAGGCGCCGGTGGTGCCCGACCAGATGGACGCGATGGACGCGCTCGCCGTGTTGCGCTCGGCCGAAGTGCCGGTCGCCTTCGTCCACGACGAATATGGCCATTTCGACGGAATCCTCACGCCCGCCGACCTGCTCGCCGCTCTGGCCGGGGTGTTCGCGTCCGACCGCGGCGACGACCGCGATCCGCCGCTGGTCGAGCGCGAGGACGGGAGTTGGCTGATTTCCGGCTCGCTGTCCGCCGATGGCATGGCCGACGCGCTGGGTTTCGGCCTGCCCGACGACCGCGACTATGCGACCGCGGCCGGCTTTGCCTTGTCAGTGCTCAAGCATTTGCCGGAGACGGGAGAGGCGTTCCGCTTCGCCGGCTGGCGCTTCGAGATCGTCGACATGGACGGCCACAAGATCGACAAGTTGCTCGCCACCCACATGCGCGGCTGA
- a CDS encoding OmpA family protein, protein MPISKRITLAAAATALLATTACVTDPNTGERRVSRAAIGAGLGVVGGYLAGDLIGGKGDRTEKIIGAGIGGIAGGAIGAYMDKQEQELRRETAGTGVDVIREGDEIALRMPAGITFPINSYQIQPQFQSTLDDVARTLASYPSTMIDVYGHTDPSGGDGINIPLSQNRAQSVASYLAQRGVNQARIATQGFGSSRPIADNGTEAGRSANRRVEIRIVPVAA, encoded by the coding sequence ATGCCCATATCCAAGCGTATCACGCTGGCGGCCGCAGCAACCGCGTTGCTGGCCACCACCGCCTGCGTCACCGACCCCAATACCGGCGAGCGCCGGGTCTCCCGCGCCGCGATCGGCGCGGGCCTCGGCGTCGTCGGCGGCTATCTCGCCGGCGACCTGATCGGCGGCAAGGGCGATCGTACCGAGAAGATCATCGGCGCCGGCATCGGCGGCATCGCCGGCGGCGCGATCGGCGCCTATATGGACAAGCAGGAGCAGGAACTGCGCCGCGAGACGGCCGGCACCGGCGTCGACGTCATCCGCGAAGGCGACGAGATCGCCCTGCGCATGCCCGCGGGAATCACCTTCCCCATCAACAGCTACCAGATCCAGCCGCAATTCCAGTCGACCCTGGACGATGTCGCGCGGACGCTGGCTTCCTATCCGTCGACGATGATCGACGTCTACGGCCACACCGACCCGTCGGGCGGCGACGGCATCAATATCCCGCTGTCGCAGAATCGCGCGCAGTCGGTCGCGTCCTACCTCGCCCAGCGCGGCGTCAATCAGGCGCGCATCGCGACCCAGGGGTTCGGCTCCAGCCGTCCGATCGCCGACAACGGCACCGAGGCGGGTCGCTCCGCCAACCGCCGCGTCGAGATCCGGATCGTGCCGGTAGCTGCCTGA
- the cobS gene encoding cobaltochelatase subunit CobS — MAELANVNLDSRAATVMDAPDKIVKVRDLFGVDSDMEVPAFSEADERVPDLDPAYVFDPDTTLAICAGFARNRRVMVQGYHGTGKSTHIEQVAARLNWPLIRINLDAHISRIDLIGRDAIVLRDGQQVTEFREGLLPWALQTPTALVFDEYDAGRPDVMFVIQRVLEAEGKLTLLDQNRVIRPNPFFRLFATTNTIGLGDTTGLYHGTQQINQGQMDRWNIVVTLNYLPAATEARIVLAKSGEYDHEGGRAEVEKMIKVADLTRQGFINGDISTVMSPRSVISWAQNALIFNDIGFAFRLSFLNKCDEAERALIAEYYQRVFGKDLPESVVGRVG, encoded by the coding sequence ATGGCCGAACTTGCCAATGTGAACCTCGACAGCCGTGCCGCCACGGTGATGGACGCGCCCGACAAGATCGTGAAGGTGCGCGACCTCTTCGGGGTCGACAGCGACATGGAAGTTCCGGCTTTCTCGGAGGCCGACGAGCGGGTGCCGGACCTCGATCCGGCCTATGTCTTCGATCCGGACACCACGCTCGCCATCTGCGCCGGCTTCGCGCGCAACCGTCGCGTCATGGTCCAGGGCTATCACGGCACCGGCAAGTCGACCCATATCGAGCAGGTCGCCGCGCGCCTCAATTGGCCGCTGATCCGCATCAACCTCGACGCCCATATCAGCCGCATCGACCTCATCGGCCGCGACGCGATCGTGCTCCGCGACGGCCAGCAGGTCACCGAATTCCGCGAGGGCCTGCTGCCGTGGGCGCTGCAGACGCCGACTGCGCTCGTGTTCGATGAATATGATGCCGGCCGTCCGGACGTGATGTTCGTCATCCAGCGCGTGCTGGAGGCGGAGGGCAAGCTGACCCTGCTCGACCAGAACCGGGTGATCCGCCCCAATCCCTTCTTCCGCCTGTTCGCCACGACCAACACGATCGGGCTGGGCGACACGACCGGCCTCTATCACGGCACCCAGCAGATCAACCAGGGCCAGATGGACCGCTGGAACATCGTCGTCACGCTCAATTACCTGCCGGCGGCGACCGAGGCGCGCATCGTCCTCGCCAAGTCGGGCGAGTATGACCATGAGGGCGGCCGCGCCGAGGTCGAGAAGATGATCAAGGTCGCCGATTTGACCCGCCAAGGCTTCATCAACGGCGACATCTCGACCGTGATGAGCCCGCGCTCGGTGATCAGCTGGGCGCAGAATGCGCTGATCTTCAACGATATCGGCTTCGCCTTCCGCCTCTCGTTCCTGAACAAGTGCGACGAAGCCGAGCGCGCGCTGATCGCGGAATATTATCAGCGCGTCTTCGGCAAGGACCTGCCGGAGAGCGTCGTCGGCCGGGTCGGCTGA
- a CDS encoding glycine zipper 2TM domain-containing protein produces the protein MLKKIMLAAAVAATSLTALPAAAEARNRDGYYDSGRYERSYRSDRGYRNNGYYGNNRSYRNNGYYGRNSNAGYYNRRGYDDRYRRSCSGTTGTIVGGVAGALLGREVDRGGNSRYGRRDSGTTGAIIGGAIGALAGRAIDKADC, from the coding sequence ATGCTTAAGAAGATCATGCTCGCCGCCGCCGTCGCCGCAACGTCGCTGACCGCGTTGCCGGCCGCCGCGGAAGCGCGCAACCGCGACGGCTATTACGATTCGGGCCGCTACGAGCGCAGCTATCGCAGCGACCGCGGCTACCGGAACAACGGCTATTACGGGAACAACCGCTCGTACCGGAACAACGGCTATTATGGCCGCAACTCCAATGCCGGCTATTACAATCGCCGCGGCTATGACGACCGCTACCGCCGCAGCTGCTCGGGCACGACCGGCACCATCGTCGGCGGCGTCGCCGGCGCCCTGCTCGGCCGCGAAGTCGATCGCGGCGGCAACAGCCGCTACGGCCGCCGCGACAGCGGCACCACCGGCGCCATCATCGGCGGCGCGATCGGCGCCCTCGCCGGCCGCGCGATCGACAAGGCCGATTGCTGA
- the cobT gene encoding cobaltochelatase subunit CobT, with the protein MPQSENPLETFRQVLTGASRAIAAEPELELGFTADVPTASGKSVKVPMPGRTLPEREVAEARGFADAAALKLRHHDPVLHARNAPADDVARAVFSAAEQARVEALGARAMAGVRANLNRVTEMRMRTDPITRARNREEVPLQTAISLMVRERLTGEAPPEAARAGIHLVSDWIEEKAGADLDALGLALDDQAAFAALTTKVLQDLELVEKDRPPEQDPDEGDEGEGDDQDEGGDSESDSDDEAGGEGEADIRVEQGDSGEDQDESDYAEDDLSEGDEGMGEEGEEGMLPVRPNRPLSDLSPHFDYRVFTDRFDETVEAGELCDEEELGRLRSYLDQQLTHLQGAVTKLANRLQRRLMAQQSRSWDFDQEEGLLDAARLARVVVNPAQSLSYKVEKEADFRDTVVSLLIDNSGSMRGRPISIAAISADIMARTLERCGVKVEILGFTTRAWKGGQSRERWLTEGRPPHPGRLNDLRHIVYKRADEPWRRARKNLGLMMREGLLKENIDGEALLWAHQRLVNRPEERRILMVISDGAPVDDSTLSVNSGTYLERHLRQVIGWIESRSPVELIAIGIGHDVTRYYQKAVTIMDAEQLGGTMVEQLAALFDAE; encoded by the coding sequence ATGCCGCAGAGCGAAAATCCACTCGAGACTTTCCGCCAGGTCCTGACCGGCGCGTCGCGCGCGATCGCGGCCGAGCCCGAGCTCGAGCTCGGCTTCACCGCCGACGTGCCGACCGCATCGGGCAAGAGCGTCAAGGTGCCGATGCCGGGGCGGACGCTGCCGGAGCGCGAGGTTGCCGAGGCGCGCGGATTCGCCGACGCCGCGGCGCTGAAGCTGCGCCACCACGATCCCGTTTTGCACGCCCGCAACGCGCCGGCCGACGACGTCGCCCGCGCCGTATTCTCCGCCGCCGAGCAGGCGCGGGTCGAGGCGCTCGGCGCGCGGGCGATGGCCGGCGTGCGGGCGAACCTCAATCGCGTCACCGAGATGCGGATGCGCACCGATCCGATCACGCGCGCGCGCAACCGCGAAGAAGTGCCGCTGCAGACCGCCATCTCGCTGATGGTGCGCGAGCGGCTGACCGGCGAGGCGCCGCCCGAGGCGGCCCGCGCCGGCATCCACCTGGTCTCGGACTGGATCGAGGAGAAAGCCGGCGCCGATCTCGATGCGCTCGGCCTCGCGCTCGACGACCAGGCGGCGTTCGCCGCGCTCACCACCAAGGTCCTCCAGGATCTCGAACTGGTCGAGAAGGACCGCCCGCCCGAGCAGGACCCCGACGAGGGCGACGAAGGCGAGGGCGACGACCAGGACGAGGGCGGCGATTCCGAGAGCGATTCGGACGACGAGGCCGGCGGCGAAGGCGAGGCCGACATCCGCGTCGAGCAGGGCGATTCCGGCGAGGACCAGGACGAGAGCGACTATGCCGAGGACGATCTGTCCGAGGGCGACGAGGGCATGGGCGAGGAAGGCGAGGAGGGGATGCTCCCCGTCCGCCCGAACCGCCCGCTTTCGGACCTGTCGCCGCATTTCGACTATCGCGTGTTCACCGACCGCTTCGACGAGACCGTCGAGGCCGGCGAATTGTGCGACGAAGAGGAACTGGGGCGGCTGCGCTCCTATCTCGACCAGCAGCTCACCCACCTGCAGGGCGCCGTGACCAAGCTTGCCAACCGGCTCCAGCGGCGGCTGATGGCGCAGCAGAGCCGGAGCTGGGATTTCGACCAGGAGGAAGGCCTGCTCGATGCGGCGCGGCTGGCGCGCGTGGTCGTCAATCCCGCCCAGTCGCTGAGCTACAAGGTCGAGAAGGAAGCCGATTTCCGCGACACGGTAGTGAGCCTGCTGATCGACAATAGCGGGTCCATGCGCGGCAGGCCGATTTCGATCGCGGCGATCAGCGCCGACATCATGGCGCGGACGCTGGAGCGGTGCGGCGTGAAGGTCGAGATACTCGGCTTCACGACGCGCGCGTGGAAGGGCGGGCAATCACGCGAGCGCTGGCTGACCGAAGGCCGGCCGCCGCACCCGGGACGCCTCAACGACCTGCGTCACATCGTCTACAAGAGGGCGGACGAGCCCTGGCGCCGGGCGCGCAAGAATCTCGGGCTGATGATGCGCGAGGGGCTGCTCAAGGAGAATATCGACGGCGAGGCCTTGCTGTGGGCGCACCAGCGGCTGGTCAACCGCCCCGAGGAGCGGCGCATCCTGATGGTGATCTCGGACGGCGCGCCGGTCGACGATTCGACGCTGTCGGTGAACAGCGGCACCTATCTCGAGCGCCACCTGCGCCAGGTGATCGGCTGGATCGAGAGCCGTTCGCCGGTCGAACTGATCGCGATCGGCATCGGCCACGACGTCACGCGCTACTATCAGAAGGCGGTGACGATCATGGACGCCGAGCAATTGGGCGGCACCATGGTCGAACAGCTCGCGGCCCTGTTCGACGCCGAATGA
- a CDS encoding YqaE/Pmp3 family membrane protein, with the protein MTVTLVLAALFLPPLAVFLAEGVSRNFWIAFGLTCLGYLPGVVFAFLILLRRRPPASPA; encoded by the coding sequence GTGACTGTCACGCTCGTCCTCGCGGCCCTCTTCCTGCCGCCGCTGGCGGTCTTCCTGGCCGAAGGCGTTTCCAGAAACTTCTGGATCGCCTTCGGCCTTACTTGTCTGGGCTATCTGCCCGGCGTCGTTTTCGCCTTCCTGATCCTGCTGAGAAGGCGCCCGCCGGCATCGCCGGCATAG
- the rpmB gene encoding 50S ribosomal protein L28, translated as MSRICELTGKGRLVGNNVSHANNKTKRTFLPNLQNVTLMSDALGRGVKLRVSMAGLRSVEHVGGLDNWLAKTSDEKLSLNVQRLKREIVKKQATAAA; from the coding sequence ATGTCGCGGATTTGCGAACTGACCGGCAAGGGCCGGCTGGTGGGTAACAATGTTTCCCACGCCAACAACAAGACCAAGCGGACCTTCCTGCCCAACCTGCAGAACGTCACCTTGATGTCGGACGCTCTCGGCCGCGGCGTGAAGCTGCGCGTCTCGATGGCTGGCCTGCGCTCGGTCGAGCATGTCGGCGGCCTCGACAATTGGCTCGCCAAGACTTCGGACGAGAAGCTGAGCCTGAACGTCCAGCGCCTGAAGCGCGAGATCGTCAAGAAGCAGGCGACGGCGGCCGCCTAA
- a CDS encoding esterase-like activity of phytase family protein, which yields MRALLALIAWPLLATFAPTNLFRPAPIPARTTIAFEPVPLDASDPARRRIGDFFYLGGWAIRSNDPRFGGISSMHVRDGAVIALSDAGQLLRFHVPRTGRQGLSIAALPDGPGTTDRKKERDSEAMTVHGDHAWVAFERHNAVWRYRLGDWRSDSAAQPEVMRGWRSNSGGEGLLRLPDGRFLVFAEARKQPDGVGEVALFDGDPAVEATPSRRIFYRPPEGYRLTDAALLPDGRMLLLNRRFTPLEGVSAKLTVAPIAPWQEGAVIEPREIAHFQAPVTVDNLEALSVSREGGRTIVWIASDDNFSGLQRTLLLKLALAPDARKEAGKIPAP from the coding sequence ATGCGTGCCCTCCTCGCCCTGATCGCCTGGCCGCTGCTGGCGACCTTTGCGCCGACCAATTTGTTCCGGCCCGCGCCGATCCCGGCCAGGACAACGATCGCGTTCGAGCCGGTGCCGCTCGACGCCAGCGATCCCGCCCGCCGCCGCATCGGCGACTTCTTCTATCTGGGCGGCTGGGCGATCCGCAGCAACGATCCCCGTTTCGGCGGGATTTCCTCGATGCATGTGCGGGACGGGGCCGTCATCGCGCTCAGCGACGCCGGGCAGCTCCTCCGCTTCCATGTTCCCCGCACGGGCCGCCAGGGACTTAGCATCGCCGCGCTGCCCGACGGGCCCGGCACAACCGACCGCAAGAAGGAACGCGATTCGGAGGCGATGACGGTGCACGGCGACCACGCCTGGGTGGCGTTCGAGCGGCACAATGCGGTCTGGCGCTATCGGCTCGGCGATTGGCGGAGCGATTCGGCGGCCCAGCCGGAGGTGATGCGCGGCTGGCGCTCCAATTCCGGCGGAGAGGGCCTATTGCGGCTACCGGACGGCCGATTCCTGGTCTTCGCCGAGGCCCGGAAGCAGCCGGACGGCGTCGGCGAAGTGGCCTTGTTCGACGGCGATCCGGCGGTGGAGGCGACGCCCTCGCGCCGGATCTTCTACCGGCCGCCGGAGGGATACCGCCTCACCGATGCCGCCCTGCTGCCGGACGGGCGGATGCTGCTGCTCAACCGGCGCTTCACGCCGCTCGAAGGCGTGTCGGCAAAGCTCACCGTCGCCCCGATCGCACCTTGGCAGGAGGGGGCCGTGATCGAGCCGCGCGAGATCGCCCATTTCCAGGCGCCCGTGACGGTCGACAATCTGGAGGCGCTGAGCGTCAGTCGCGAAGGCGGCCGCACGATCGTCTGGATCGCGTCGGACGACAATTTTAGCGGATTGCAGCGGACCTTGCTGCTGAAGCTCGCGCTGGCGCCGGACGCACGAAAAGAAGCCGGGAAAATCCCGGCTCCTTGA